The Catellicoccus marimammalium M35/04/3 region GACTTCACTGGAATCATCGACTTAGTGAAAATGAAAGCCGAAATCTACACAAACGATTTAGGTACTGAAATTCAAGAAACTGAAATTCCAGATGAATACAAAGAACAAGCGGATGAATGGCGCGAAAAATTAATCGAAGCTGTTGCTGAAACAGACGAAGATTTAATGGAAAAATACTTCGAAGGTGAAGAAATCACTGAAGAAGAATTAAAAGCTGCTATCCGTAAAGCAACAATCAATGTAGAATTCTACCCAGTATTATGTGGTTCTGCATTCAAAAACAAAGGGGTACAATTATTATTAGATGCGGTTATTGATTACTTACCAGCACCTACAGATATCCCTGCAATCAAAGGTATCGTTCCAAGAACAGACGAAGAAGTAGAACGTCCAGCTTCTGACGACGAACCATTCTCATCATTAGCATTTAAAGTTATGACTGACCCATTCGTAGGTCGTTTAACATTCTTCCGTGTGTACTCTGGTACATTAAATGCTGGATCATACGTATTAAATGCGACAAAAGACAAACGTGAACGTGTAGGTCGTATCTTACAAATGCACGCAAACACTCGTCAAGAAATTCCTACAGTTTACTCTGGGGATATCGCTGCTGCAGTTGGTTTGAAAAACACAACTACAGGGGACACATTATGTGATGAGAAAAACCCAGTAATCTTAGAATCAATGGAATTCCCAGAACCAGTTATCCAAGTTGCGATTGAACCTAAATCAAAAGCAGACCAAGATAAGATGGGTATTGCATTACAAAAATTAGCAGAAGAAGATCCAACATTCCGTGCTGAAACAAACGAAGAAACTGGTGAAACAGTTATCGCTGGTATGGGTGAATTACACTTAGATATCATCGTTGACCGTTTACGTCGTGAATTCAACGTTGAAGCAAACGTTGGTGCTCCTCAAGTTTCTTACCGTGAAACATTCCGTGGAAGCACTCAAGCGGAAGGTAAATTCGTTCGTCAATCTGGTGGTAAAGGTCAATACGGTCACGTATGGATTGAATTCACACCAAACGAAGAAGGTAAAGGATTCGAATTCGAAAACGCTATCGTCGGTGGGGTAGTTCCACGTGAATACATTCCAGCAGTTGAAACTGGATTGAAAGACGCTATGGAAAACGGTGTATTAGCTGGTTACCCATTAGTAGACATCAAAGCAAAACTTTATGATGGTTCTTACCACGATGTCGACTCAAACGAAACAGCATTCCGTGTAGCTGCAAGCTTAGCCTTGAAAGAAGCTGCTAAGAAAGCTAACCCAGTAATCTTAGAACCAATTATGGCTGTAGAAGTTGTAATTCCAGAAGAAAACTTAGGGGACGTTATGGGTCACGTTACAGCTCGTCGTGGACGCGTTGAAGGTATGGAAGCTCGTGGAGTTCAACAAATCGTTCATGCGATGGTTCCACTTGCAGAAATGTTCGGATATGCAACAACACTTCGTTCTGCAACACAAGGACGCGGTACATTCTCAATGACATTCGATCATTACGAAGATGTTCCTAAATCTGTACAAGATGAAATCATTAAGAAAAACGGCGGAGAAGCTAAATAATTCTTAAGTTTTCATTTTTATA contains the following coding sequences:
- the fusA gene encoding elongation factor G, which codes for MAREFSLAKTRNIGIMAHIDAGKTTATERILYYTGKIHKIGETHEGASQMDWMEQEQERGITITSAATTAQWKGYRVNIIDTPGHVDFTVEVERSLRVLDGAVTILDAQSGVEPQTETVWNQATTYGVPRIVFANKMDKLGADFLYSVRTLHDRLNANAHPIQLPIGAEDDFTGIIDLVKMKAEIYTNDLGTEIQETEIPDEYKEQADEWREKLIEAVAETDEDLMEKYFEGEEITEEELKAAIRKATINVEFYPVLCGSAFKNKGVQLLLDAVIDYLPAPTDIPAIKGIVPRTDEEVERPASDDEPFSSLAFKVMTDPFVGRLTFFRVYSGTLNAGSYVLNATKDKRERVGRILQMHANTRQEIPTVYSGDIAAAVGLKNTTTGDTLCDEKNPVILESMEFPEPVIQVAIEPKSKADQDKMGIALQKLAEEDPTFRAETNEETGETVIAGMGELHLDIIVDRLRREFNVEANVGAPQVSYRETFRGSTQAEGKFVRQSGGKGQYGHVWIEFTPNEEGKGFEFENAIVGGVVPREYIPAVETGLKDAMENGVLAGYPLVDIKAKLYDGSYHDVDSNETAFRVAASLALKEAAKKANPVILEPIMAVEVVIPEENLGDVMGHVTARRGRVEGMEARGVQQIVHAMVPLAEMFGYATTLRSATQGRGTFSMTFDHYEDVPKSVQDEIIKKNGGEAK